A section of the Metabacillus endolithicus genome encodes:
- a CDS encoding methyl-accepting chemotaxis protein: protein MRFNIVKGSLIKKMVLAVVISLFISSHISTLINEQIDKVVDGNIGVLINTFVSLFVGTLIISVCTKFLIIRRLEKVMKEISLAANGDMTVYIVDNSKDEIGKLSSSFNKMVENINDIIKKTNDAASKVSSKSKEFKISTAENSYSIENISRSIQESVSGSELQVANAQELTSSSKIIGENMNRLTSSIQSVSNVSNETNSKADIGLDLIQRVILKMDEINNSVIESASLINKLGRNSQEISKIVSLISNITNQTNLLALNASIEAARAGDTGKGFAVVAKEVRLLSEESGKAAHDIENLVNDILRQTRDAVNSINNGTQIVNEGRSLISKTGNAFEDIVGFVQEINSRTDEVIDTIKRLENNWGNSFRIITENTNIAEQTLQNSQNIAESVAEQALSNEEISVSAVKLDGMSNNLIDDICKFKI from the coding sequence TTGAGATTCAACATAGTTAAAGGTAGCCTTATCAAAAAAATGGTACTAGCTGTAGTAATAAGTTTATTTATTAGTTCTCATATTTCTACGCTAATTAATGAGCAAATTGATAAAGTAGTTGATGGTAATATTGGAGTTTTAATAAATACATTTGTTTCTTTGTTTGTAGGAACTTTAATTATATCTGTATGTACGAAATTTTTAATAATCAGAAGGCTTGAAAAAGTTATGAAGGAAATATCATTGGCAGCAAATGGCGATATGACAGTATATATCGTAGATAATTCAAAGGATGAAATTGGAAAGTTGTCTTCCTCCTTTAATAAAATGGTGGAGAATATAAATGATATTATAAAAAAAACCAATGATGCTGCATCTAAGGTTTCTAGTAAATCTAAAGAGTTTAAAATTAGTACCGCAGAAAATAGTTATTCAATAGAGAATATTTCGAGATCAATTCAAGAGAGCGTATCCGGCTCAGAATTACAAGTAGCAAACGCCCAAGAATTAACGAGTTCATCAAAAATAATTGGTGAAAATATGAATCGTTTAACTTCTTCCATTCAATCTGTATCAAATGTATCTAATGAAACAAATAGTAAGGCTGATATAGGACTAGATCTCATTCAGCGGGTTATTTTAAAGATGGATGAAATCAATAACTCAGTAATTGAATCCGCTAGTCTAATAAACAAGTTAGGTAGAAATTCACAAGAGATTAGCAAAATAGTAAGTCTTATTTCAAACATTACTAATCAAACTAATTTACTTGCTCTAAATGCTTCCATTGAAGCTGCTAGAGCTGGAGATACAGGGAAAGGTTTTGCTGTAGTAGCTAAAGAAGTTAGATTACTCTCAGAGGAATCAGGAAAAGCAGCTCATGATATTGAAAACTTAGTAAATGATATCTTACGTCAAACTCGTGATGCAGTAAACTCTATAAATAACGGAACTCAGATTGTTAATGAAGGTAGAAGTTTGATTAGTAAAACAGGGAATGCTTTTGAGGATATAGTAGGATTTGTACAAGAAATTAATAGTCGAACTGATGAAGTTATCGACACCATAAAAAGATTGGAAAATAATTGGGGAAATTCCTTTAGAATTATCACCGAAAATACAAATATAGCAGAACAAACATTACAAAATTCACAAAACATAGCAGAGTCTGTTGCCGAACAGGCTTTATCAAATGAAGAAATATCAGTATCAGCTGTAAAATTAGATGGCATGTCCAATAATTTAATCGATGATATTTGTAAATTTAAAATATAA
- a CDS encoding AI-2E family transporter has translation MNKKDNLIRVCQIVTLFFVVIYLGTKVSFIFQPFVLLIQVITVPLLLSVFFYYLINPVVGYLVRYRLNRTMAILLIYGVCLVVCFAFGAGIWPSLRMQIMNFITNVPSMFASLQAVLEGWEKSGLFAYIFPETTDTFPQLTESLNSGFVLLENYARELFEFVSNFAMVLIIFPIILFFMLKEGDKISTSLTNIVPIRFRTDMREVLTEIGNMLGGFIIGRVVVNLILGILMYIGFLIIGLPYGLLLTVFAVILNFIPIIGALVSTVPIVIVALSQSLSMALWAVLVIFIAQQIQDNLVGPYIFGKQLDIHPVTTIILVMVAAKLGGIITILISIPAYLILKIIVRRIYRLFYKVRWENL, from the coding sequence ATGAACAAAAAAGACAATTTAATTCGAGTATGTCAAATTGTTACTTTATTTTTTGTTGTTATTTATTTAGGAACTAAAGTTAGCTTTATTTTCCAGCCATTTGTTTTATTAATTCAAGTCATTACTGTACCTCTATTGTTATCGGTTTTTTTCTATTATTTAATTAATCCTGTGGTTGGATATTTGGTAAGGTATAGACTGAATAGAACTATGGCCATATTGCTCATTTATGGAGTTTGTCTTGTGGTATGTTTTGCCTTCGGTGCTGGAATTTGGCCCTCATTGCGCATGCAGATAATGAATTTTATTACTAATGTCCCATCCATGTTTGCTTCACTTCAGGCTGTTTTAGAAGGATGGGAGAAAAGTGGACTTTTCGCATATATTTTTCCTGAAACCACAGATACATTTCCACAGTTAACCGAAAGTTTGAACTCAGGCTTTGTTTTGTTGGAAAATTATGCGAGGGAATTATTCGAATTTGTATCAAATTTCGCTATGGTTCTGATTATCTTTCCAATTATATTATTTTTTATGTTAAAAGAAGGGGATAAAATAAGCACATCTTTGACAAATATTGTGCCGATAAGATTTCGTACGGACATGAGGGAAGTTTTAACTGAGATCGGGAATATGTTAGGTGGATTTATTATTGGGAGAGTAGTAGTCAATCTAATCTTAGGCATTCTGATGTATATCGGTTTCCTTATCATTGGATTGCCATATGGCCTTCTTCTTACTGTCTTTGCTGTGATTCTTAACTTCATCCCTATTATCGGTGCCCTTGTTTCTACGGTTCCAATTGTTATTGTAGCATTATCTCAATCTCTGAGTATGGCTCTCTGGGCAGTTCTAGTGATTTTCATTGCACAACAAATTCAAGATAACCTGGTTGGGCCTTATATCTTTGGAAAGCAATTGGATATTCATCCGGTTACTACTATAATTCTAGTTATGGTGGCGGCCAAACTCGGTGGAATCATTACTATTTTGATTAGTATCCCAGCTTACTTAATATTAAAAATTATTGTAAGACGCATATATAGACTTTTCTATAAGGTGAGGTGGGAAAACCTCTAA
- a CDS encoding FAD-dependent oxidoreductase: protein MEHKAIIIGGGIAGLAMALFLKKADIESVVYEQAQVYGKVGGHFVIHPSGVQMIEMLGLGEELKKNSHHLIDFAVLDKENNPLFEEEVEAELELEDMPYLINIARFHLINVLYKEAIKQGINIQFGKRLRGFTQDEEGVNVTFEDGTDDFGSILIGADGVRSKTRELLFPFPANPLKYLGKTGVYGMIETEKLGEFKEYFTTDTSLIYFHDNFNFFVSKHHPTDEEISWSLISTEPRKIAKKDFEGKPIEELKVDLAARFEGWEMPIQQLIEATDNIIAKQLYRIDLMEHYSHGRVVLIGDALHTADPNAGMGTTLAFEDAMYLAKMLRDHDYEDAFYYFEHDRKSRAEKVFHSANLLDNLEFDNVEDYAFFNDGVEANWDK from the coding sequence ATGGAACATAAAGCAATCATTATTGGTGGAGGTATTGCAGGTTTAGCAATGGCATTGTTTTTGAAAAAGGCAGATATTGAAAGTGTCGTTTACGAACAGGCACAAGTGTATGGTAAAGTCGGTGGGCATTTTGTCATCCATCCAAGTGGGGTACAAATGATTGAAATGTTAGGATTAGGTGAAGAACTTAAAAAGAATAGCCATCATTTAATCGATTTTGCAGTCCTTGATAAGGAAAACAATCCATTATTTGAAGAAGAAGTAGAAGCTGAACTAGAATTAGAGGATATGCCGTATTTAATTAATATTGCCCGTTTTCATCTAATCAATGTGTTATATAAAGAAGCGATAAAACAAGGAATTAACATTCAGTTCGGTAAACGTTTAAGAGGATTTACTCAGGATGAAGAAGGTGTAAACGTAACTTTTGAAGATGGAACTGATGATTTTGGTTCCATACTAATTGGAGCAGATGGTGTTCGTTCGAAAACGCGTGAGCTTTTATTCCCGTTCCCAGCAAATCCGTTAAAATATTTAGGGAAAACAGGTGTGTACGGTATGATTGAAACAGAAAAATTAGGTGAGTTTAAGGAATACTTCACAACGGATACGTCCCTTATATATTTCCATGATAACTTTAATTTCTTTGTATCGAAGCATCACCCAACAGATGAAGAAATATCCTGGTCGCTTATTTCAACGGAGCCACGGAAAATAGCGAAAAAAGACTTCGAAGGAAAACCGATAGAAGAATTAAAGGTTGATTTGGCTGCACGGTTTGAAGGATGGGAAATGCCAATTCAGCAATTAATAGAAGCAACTGACAATATTATTGCAAAGCAGCTTTATCGCATCGACTTAATGGAACATTACTCTCACGGTCGTGTTGTATTAATAGGTGACGCCTTGCATACAGCGGATCCGAACGCAGGTATGGGGACAACTTTAGCGTTTGAGGATGCGATGTATTTAGCAAAAATGCTACGTGATCACGACTATGAGGATGCCTTTTATTATTTTGAGCATGACCGCAAGTCACGTGCAGAAAAAGTGTTTCACAGTGCAAATTTGTTAGATAATTTAGAGTTTGATAATGTAGAGGATTATGCATTCTTTAATGATGGGGTAGAAGCTAACTGGGATAAATAA
- a CDS encoding MATE family efflux transporter — protein METLQQDLMNKPVKNVFFHFFFPAVFGMLLMSVNMLLDGIFVGHGVGEIGLAGVNLAAPIFTVILAISLWIGIGGATNFSIAIGEESIEKARSSFTLALAIFTGLLGAICVAGYINIQTVATWLGANEETLAPTTEYLTILFSLGWILGLQQLLSIFIRNDGRPMLGMVSLGVTSLVNIILNYIFIFELGLGVYGAGLRQFLQG, from the coding sequence ATGGAAACTTTGCAACAAGACCTTATGAATAAACCGGTAAAGAATGTGTTCTTTCATTTCTTTTTTCCCGCCGTTTTTGGCATGTTACTCATGTCTGTTAACATGCTTCTCGATGGTATTTTTGTCGGACATGGCGTTGGGGAGATTGGTTTAGCAGGTGTGAATCTAGCAGCGCCCATTTTTACAGTTATTTTGGCAATAAGTTTATGGATAGGTATTGGTGGAGCTACAAACTTTTCAATAGCTATTGGCGAAGAATCTATTGAAAAGGCACGAAGTAGCTTTACGTTAGCCTTAGCTATTTTTACAGGCTTACTTGGTGCTATTTGTGTTGCTGGCTATATTAATATACAAACAGTTGCAACTTGGCTTGGCGCTAATGAAGAAACATTAGCACCAACAACTGAATATTTAACTATTTTATTTTCACTTGGCTGGATATTGGGTTTACAGCAGCTACTGAGCATTTTTATCCGAAATGATGGACGACCGATGCTAGGAATGGTGTCGCTAGGTGTTACCTCACTCGTAAATATTATTCTGAATTACATTTTCATTTTCGAATTGGGGTTAGGGGTATACGGAGCTGGT